The Longimicrobium sp. sequence TCTCCGGTGCGGGGAACGGAACTTGTAGCACCGTCGCGCCTTCATCCACATCCAGGAGGTCGCATGGTTGAGCCGATTCCGTTCCCCCGCACTGGCGACGACGGCGGAGGTGGCGCGTCGGACACGCTGGAGCTCTCGTGGGAGCTGTTCGGCGAGCTCTGTCGCGCGCTGGCCATCCGCGTGGCGCACGAGTACGAACCGGACCTGGTGATCGGCATCGCTACGGCGGGCGTGATCCCGGCCGCGACCGTCGCGGGGATCCTGCAGGTGGAGTTCGAGTCGATGAAGATCTCGCGGCGCGACGGGAGCGCGGTGGCCCGTCCGGCGCCGATGGTCCTATCCTCGGCGCCGCCGCGTGCGCGTGGACGGCGCGTGCTGATCGTGGACGAGCTCACCACCAGCGGCGACACGCTGCGGCTGGCGCTCGCCGCCGTGCGCGAGGTGGGGCCGGCCGAGGTGCGCACCGCCACCTCCTTCGTGCGCCCCGGCGGCTACCGTCCCGACTTTTTCGCCCTGGAGACGCCCGCGCTCATCGTCTTCCCCTGGGACCGCCAGGTGATCGAGCGCGGCGAGCTGGTGACCCCGTCCATCTACACGGGCCCGATCCTCCACGCCTAACGCGTGTTGGGGCAGTCGCGCTCCGCCGTCTTCCGCATCTCCACCAGCTCGACGACGTGGAATTCGCGGTCGTTGCCGCCCATG is a genomic window containing:
- a CDS encoding phosphoribosyltransferase family protein; this encodes MVEPIPFPRTGDDGGGGASDTLELSWELFGELCRALAIRVAHEYEPDLVIGIATAGVIPAATVAGILQVEFESMKISRRDGSAVARPAPMVLSSAPPRARGRRVLIVDELTTSGDTLRLALAAVREVGPAEVRTATSFVRPGGYRPDFFALETPALIVFPWDRQVIERGELVTPSIYTGPILHA